The genomic interval CGGCTCGGCCAAGGGCACGGTGCTCATCAGCAAGACGACCGAAGTCGTCATCACGCTCGCGCTCAAGAAGCAGCCGACGACCTTGCAGGTCAACGTCGTGTACAAGGCGACGGGCGAGCCGATCAACAATTCCGCCCTGCTCATCAAGAACTCGGCAACGGGCAAGCTCGAGGCCAAGAAGCTGCCGACCGGCACGTGGTCGGGCGAATATGCGCCGGGCGACTACCTCCTGTCCGGCATCGCGCAGGGCTACGAGCGCGTCGACCAGCCGGCGACCGTGCTGCCGAACAAGGCCAACACCGCCACGCTCGAATTGCGCCAGATCATCCTGCAGATCGGCAACATCCAGTTCGACTACGACTCCGCCAACATCAAGGTCGAGTCCTACCCGATCCTGGAGGACGTGCTCGACAAGATCCGCATCAAGCAGGCGCAGACGGACACCGAGATCCAGAAGATCATCATCGAGGGTCACACGTCGTCCGAGGGCACCGAGGAATACAACCAGAATCTGTCGCAGCGCCGCGCCGAGTCCGTGCGTAACTGGCTCGTCGAGCATGGCGTCGCGGCCGATCTGCTCGATCCGCGCGGCTACGGCGAGTCCCGCCCGATCGCCGACAACGAGACCGAGGAAGGCCGCATGAAGAACCGCCGCGTCGAGTTCATCTTCGAGGAGACCGGCGGCGCGGGCCTCTCGTCCCCCGGCGCGGCCGGCGTGGAAGGCGGACCGACCGAGGTGACCGGCGACACCGAGCCGGGCCAGGAGCCCGCGGCCGAAACGCCCGCGCCCGAAGGCGGCGAGGCGGCCCCGGAAGGCGGCGAAGCCGCACCTGAGGGTGGCGAGGCCGCGCCCGAGGGTGGTGAGGCGGCCCCGGAAGGTGGCGAAACGCCCTGACGGCAAATCACATCGGATAACGAAGCGGCCCGCGGCGAAAGCCGCGGGCCGCGTGCGTTTGACGCCGAGCTACCTGCTACGGAAATGGACGGTGGACAATATGGACATGATGGAGACTTAATGGACATGGACGAACCGAACCCACGCCGCAGGCGTCCGTTCGGTCCATTCAGTCCATTTTGTCCATCGCCTTACCTCTCCCCCGCCGCGTAAAATGCGATCCGTCTCGCCGCGAAAACGCATCCCCCAAACACCGTCACCGCGCAGGCCAGCGCGATGCCGTAATACGCCGCGAACGCAAGGC from bacterium carries:
- a CDS encoding OmpA family protein — encoded protein: MEALATLRYKFGGGLRVIGGGGAGLSDGVGSPSYRVLAGIDYFPECKGPTQGRLIVRVQTEDGLPVIATLKGKGPSGALAPKGSVAKPFEVKTDSTGTYNVKTDPGEYAVVALAPGYLPGSAKGTVLISKTTEVVITLALKKQPTTLQVNVVYKATGEPINNSALLIKNSATGKLEAKKLPTGTWSGEYAPGDYLLSGIAQGYERVDQPATVLPNKANTATLELRQIILQIGNIQFDYDSANIKVESYPILEDVLDKIRIKQAQTDTEIQKIIIEGHTSSEGTEEYNQNLSQRRAESVRNWLVEHGVAADLLDPRGYGESRPIADNETEEGRMKNRRVEFIFEETGGAGLSSPGAAGVEGGPTEVTGDTEPGQEPAAETPAPEGGEAAPEGGEAAPEGGEAAPEGGEAAPEGGETP